GAAAATATAGTGGTACTATTGCCATTTATACTATTTAACTTAAAGTATGAAAAATAGGCTATTCAAATATTCATATCAGATTGTGTTGCAGCCACTGTTTTTATGGGTACTGCGAACAGCCAAGCCGTACCACAATTACAGTAAAAAAAGCCATCTTTAAATTCGACAATATAAGCGGTAAAATCGTTACCACAATGATCCATCATCGCTTGTTCGTCACTGTCATCATCGACTGCGCACCATATTTGTTTGTCACCTCGTGCAAGCAATGCGCGTGTTAAATCGCTTCCTCTCAACTCATTATTCATACCCAGCTCCTTAACTTCTCTCACCATAGTTTGAGCTATTCGTCATGAAATATAGGGTTTTCTATACTGATATTTATTAATGATCTTTATCGTTGTTAAAGCGATGAGCTTGATATAAGCGATGCAAATCCATTTGCTACTCATCTGTACCCATCAAAAATTATGCCTATATTTAACGATGATTTACCTTTCTTGCTCTATTCTATAAACGCTTTGTATCCTAGCTGTCTTATTGTAACGCTATGCAAGCAAAAGTGTAACAACCAGATATAGTATTTCCGATGAATGGTCAAGATATGAATATGAACGGTCGGTACATTTAAAAATACTACTAAGTGTTATGCATATTAATCGGATTTGGCACCTTATAATCTAATAGTTCTTTGAATATTATCGATTAAATGAACGATGATGCACTATCGATATTAAATTTTTAGAATAGTTTTCAGTAGTTAAAAAAATCTAATGAAACTCTTGTTTTTTATTAACCTATGTAACACTTCTCACTTTTTGAGTGAGCATTAGAGACCAAAATCGGTGCGAAAAATCAGGTAAAATAGTTTTATGACAATACATGTTACAACAACAAACACTAAACCTGCCGTTAGCCAATCTAACCTTCGCAAAATCATTCATATCGATATGGATGCTTTTTATGCCAGTGTAGAACAGCGTGATTTTCCTGAGCTGCGTGGCAAGCCATTGGTGGTTGGCGGCGATCCCAATGGTCGCGGTGTGGTTGCGGCAGCAAGCTATGAAGTTCGTAAGTTTGGCGTACGCTCCGCGATGTCATGCTATGAAGCCAGAAAGCGCTGTCCTGAGGTGATATTTGTACCGCCGCGCTTTGATGTTTACCGTGCTGTTAGTGTTGAGATACGTCGTATCATGCACATTCTGACCCCACATGTTGAGCCGTTATCATTAGACGAAGCCTATTTGGATGTTACTGGATTGTCTGTTCATCAAGGCTCAGCCACATTAATGGCAAATTGGTTACGAGCGCAGATTTTAGGACAAACGGGTCTAAACGCCTCTGCCGGTGTCTCATTTAATAAAATGCTGGCGAAAATTGCCTCTGATATTAATAAACCTAATGGCACAGCGGTCATCACGCCAGCGGATGCTGATGCCTTTATCAGCGCTTTGCCTATTGAACGCTTCCACGGTATTGGTAAAGCAACGGCCAAACGCCTGCATGCAATGGGTGTTAGTAACGGCGCTGACCTTCGGCGTACGCCAGCTGCCATACTAGTCAATGAGTTCGGTAAGCGTGGACAGTTTTATCATGATATCGCTCATGGACGTGATGAGCGTGCGGTCAAGTCTGAGCGTACACACAAATCAGTGGGCTCTGAGACTACGTTTAGAGAAAACTTAACGGATGATAATGAACTAAAAATACAAATCTATGAACAAAATGCTGATGCCTTTAGTCAGCTGCACAAAAAACAGCTTATTGCCTATACTATTACTCTAAAGGTCAAATACTCAGATTTTACTCAAGTCACGCGCTCGCATACCTTATCGACGGCATTTGATAGCGCAGAATCCGCTCACTTTTGGTTAGATAAGCTATTTTTGGACATTCCGCGTACTCTTCCTATTCGATTGGTTGGTGTGACATTTTCTTCGCTCACATCTGCAACGCAAGTCACGCCACAATTAAATTTATTTGAATGATTTTTCGCCTGAATTTTTTAGAGAGTTTTCCTAAATAAATATCTCAATTTTTTACTTAGGCTATTTTATTTATATTTAGAGGTAAATAAAAAAGTACCACTTAGTAAAACATTCTTTCATATCCTCATTTCTGCTACAATTGCTCTCAAAATTCTCATCTATCGAAAGACTTTCTTATGACTGACTCTGAACCTCAAACCTTAAATAATAACTCTGAAATTACTGCCAGTCATAATGACGATATTTTAGAGTATCTAAGTGTTGATGATTATGATTATGAGCTGCCAGACCAGCTGATTGCCCGTTATCCATTGGCACAGCGCTCCGCGTCAAAGCTACTTTACTTGCGCGCTAACAATGCTAATAGTCAGGTTGAAGTTGAAGATAAGCTGTTTTCTGAGTTGCCAGAATTACTTAATGCAGGCGACTTGATTGTTTTTAACGATACCAAGGTAATGAAAGCGCGCTTATTTGGTCAAAAAGATACCGGTGGAAAGATTGAAGTATTAATAGAGCGTTTGGTCGCTCTCTCCGATTTAAATAGCGCGGATCTAGACACAATAACGTCAAACTCTGACATCATAGACATGACGGTTATTGCAGAAAAGCATATCGCTCTTTGTCATGTCAAAGCCAGTAAAGCGTTGAAGCTTGGACAAGGTCTTGTACTTGCTGATGGTCATATGACTGGTGTCATGATTGGACGCCAAGAGAACTTATTTATCTTGGCTTTTGATACGCCCATTCTGCCTGATTTAGAGCTATATGGTGAGCTGCCTATTCCACCCTATTTCGAACGCCATGCTGATGCGACCGACAATACTCGCTATCAGACTGTTTTTCATGATCCTGCTAAGCTTGCCAGCGTCGCTGCCCCGACAGCAAGCTTACATTTTGACGATATTGTATTAGAAAAGCTGGCGGCAAAAGGTATTCAAACCGCTTTTGTTACACTGCATGTCGGCGCAGGTACTTTTGCTCCGGTAAAAACAGAGAACCTGCTGAATCATACGATGCATAGCGAATATGCACACCTGCCTCAAGCCACTGCCGACCTTATCAATCAGACCCATGCCAATGGCAAGCAAGTCATTGCTATCGGGACTACTGTCACACGTGTCCTTGAAACGGCTTACCAACAAACCGCAGTCGATAGACAGCCACTCTCTGGCTGGGCAGGTGATACAGAGATTTTTATATATCCCGGTTTTGAGTTTGGCGTCGTGGATAAGCTACTGACCAACTTTCACTTGCCAAAGTCTACGTTGCTGATGCTAGTGTCCGCATTTGCGACAAAAAAATCTATCGAAGAAGCTTATCAACATGCCATCGAATCCGAGTATCGGTTTTTTAGTTATGGTGATGCCATGCTGCTTGATAAAAAAGTTGACTGATGTGTGTAAGTATTAAACATGCAATTGAACTATTGGTCACAACAGCAGTGGAATAAACTGGTAAACTAAACAGTATTTTGTTATAACAACACAGACAACTTTTACTCCAAAGGGCTGCATATGTCTTGTCATTTATCTTACCGCTTGACTAGCATACATCGCGCAGTATCGATGGCATTGTTTTATTCAATAAGTTATGCAGCCTTAATATCTAGCGCCCAAGCAGCGACTATCGGCAAAACAGTTGTTATTTCAGCTCAGCACGAACCTTTAGTTGCCAGTATTATGGTCACTGATATTGAAAACACTGACTTTTCAGCCAGTTTGGCAAATTCTGCCATTTATCAGCAAATGGGTCTAACCCCAACTGATTCCATGATCGTACGCTTTCATCCGACTTCAGCTACAAGTGGTCAAGTTTTTATTACCACCACCAAGCCTATGTCCAAACCCTTTGCCGATGTGGTTCTAGCAATTAATGATGGCAATCAGCGTAATGTTATCCCAAAAACATTACTGATGCCGCTTAATGATAGCTTGCCGATTGCGACTTCTAAAAATATCGTAACAGGCGCAAAAAAGCCTAATTTACCCGTGGTTTCTACAACTAACGCGCAGCCATTGACGGTTAGAAATGGTGCACCGCCACCTTTATTATCATCTGGTTCATCGAAACCTACACTAAAGGCTGCAACATTACCCGAGCGCAATGTTCAATCGCCTAATATACGAGTACCTGTTATTCAAACGCCAAGTATCCAAGCGTCAAGCTCACAAATACCAAGCGTTCAGGCAACGACTATACCCTCTGGCTTACCAACAGCAGTTGCAACAACGACACAAAGCAATATCACAACCTATGCGCCTAGCCGTTTAGAAAACGGTCGATTAAATAATCCTATTGATATAAAAAACGATAGTGTCATGGCGGTCGCAAATAATGACAATAATACAGCTTTAACCGTCTCATCAAATAGTACGCTTTCTGCTACTAGCGAGACTGATAAACAGCTCGATATTTTAAACATACAAATTACTCGTCAGATACAGCCGAAGAGTCAAAGCAATACAGATATGATGGTTGCTAGTCCTATGGCTCCTAAAACCCTGACGCCGAATGAAGCAGCTTTCACCAATAAAAATAAAGCTATTATTCCAAATGATAGTAATAATATGGTCGCTACAGCCCCACTCAACAATATTCCCCCTAACTCGAATGCTTGGCAGAAAGCAGTGACGCCTAAAACGTCGGCCGCAGCAAAAAACACTTCAAGGCAAGTATCAGATAATTCAGCTAGTAGCGAGATCAATTATACCGTGCAGCGTAACGACAACTTGTGGGTGATTGCCCAGCAAATTGCAGAGAAGAACAATATCGACGTTCAAACCGTCATGAAAGAAATTCAGACGCAAAATCCTGACGCTTTTATCAATAGAAACGCCAATCAATTAAAAGCAGATGCACAGTTGAGTTTACCTAATTATGATGCGCTACCTTCACAGCAAAAACTTGAAGCTGCTATCAGTGCTCAAAGGCAATATAGAGGCGCCAATACACCTGTCGCAAAAAAACCAACTGCATCAAATCCTGTGTCCAAAGGTGACAATACGCAAGCAACAAAACATACTGAAAAGCCGGCGACCACTAAGACTCAAATTTTACCAAAGGCGCAGTTTTCTGTCCTTGCTCCCGGTCATGAAGGCAGCGCAGATGGCACTAAAACCAAAGCAGGCATAGCAACGGGTAACGGACTTAGCATGGAAGTGTTAGACCTGCTTAAATCATCAAGACAAAGTACTGCTTCACAAGCGCAGCAGTTATCAAAAACTAGTGGTACGCTTGAGAGCTATACTCGCAAATTACAATTACAAAATCGAAAACTGGCTGAGCTGCAAGCTCGTCTCAAAAAATTACGCAATCAATAACTGCCTAACAGATCAATGCAAGCAGCTCTGATCGTAGGCGTGGGAGTAACTATGGACAATATGCTATATATCATCGCCGGATTGGTGGTTATTTTACTCGTTGCGGTCTTGGTCATGCGCAAAAACAAAGCGCAAAAGCCATCAGAGCATTTGAGTACAAATACTGGCAAAATTGAGCCCTTATCGAAGCATGCTGCTTCTAGAAGTACGCCTACTCAAACAGCTATCAATCATGAGAAAAAGTTTGATCATATTGAGATTGCTCAACGTTTTATGGATCAACAGCGCTATGATAAAGCGATTGAAACGCTCAATCGCGGCTTAAGCGAAAAGCCAAATGATAGCCAATTATCTCTCAAGCTCCTTGCGGTATATGCCACGATAGATGAGTCTGAGAATTTCAATAAAGTCTATGATGCTATCAAAGCAAATAATGATGACAAAAGTATCGCACAAGCTGATGAGTTAAAAGCTTTGCTGACTGAAGAACAAAACCAAGTCACTAAACAAACTATGTTAGCAGACAAAAGCGAAGATGCTGGATTTGAAAGTTTAGATTTTGATCTGCCGACCAATAAAGCGAGCAGCAATAGTCCAATCCTTGATACTAATACGGTTCAAAATGTTGAATACAAAAACGACTTGTCAGAGGCTACTAATGAAACCTTAGCAGCTTCGAATGCTTTTGATGATAATAATTTCGATGATATTGAGCAAGCGTTTGATCTTAGTCTGAGTGATTTAGAAGATGGCACTAATAAATCTGTCCATACTAGTAATAACTCGGCACCTGTCACCACGCTTGATGTAGTAGATGAAGATATTTTTGCGCCTGCAACTGTGGTTATAGACACTGATAATAGTCCTATTACTGACAGTGACAGTGATTTTGATTTTGATTTTGAATTATCTGAGCACAGTCTTGCATCTACAGAGACTCCCACCAATGACGCTACCGATGATAGTTTTAACAGCAGCTTAAATGAGCTATCATTAGAAGATGACTTTGTCTTAGATTTAAACAGTGACGCCGATACCAATAACGTTATCAATAATGCGCCTGTCACAACAGAGACAACTTATTTAGATGATGACCATCTGACCTTATCTTTACACAGTAAAGATGTGTCGAATGAGACGCCAGATCAAATAGAAATTCAGCATTCTATTGTCGAAGATAATTTTGAAGATTTTAGTTTCGAAGACGCAAATATTGAAGATACAAATATTGAAGGTATCAGCGCCGAAGAAACAAATAGCACAAAAAATGAGTCCGACGCTTCTAGCAGTGCCCCTACTACTCTGATGTTCGATGACGATACGGTAATAGACGATGATTTTGACTTTGATTCTTTATCTTTATCAGAGTCTACAACAGCAAGCACACCAGTTGAAGTTGATAGCGAATATGCCAATACTCATCTCGACAATGCTATTGATATAGCTCCTGCAGCCGACACTAGCAGTACTGAAGATTTTTCGTCACGGTTCGCAGCAGACTTTGATTTTGTTAAATCCTTAGACAGCAATCAAGTAACACTAGATTTAGCAGGTCAATACGTGCAGCTTGGCGAATATGATAGCGCCAAACGCCTACTTAATGAAGTCATTGCTAAAGGTAATGATGAACAGCAGCAGCAAGCACAACGATTGCTTGATCGCACTGCTTAAAATAAATGGTGTGATAGCGAGTATTCTAGCCACTTAGAATACTCGCTGCATTTAGAATAATGGTGCTTTTTCTATCTCTTCTCTAGCAATGATTTCTCTTTCAATAATTCTGCTCTATCGTCTATGTAATTTAAAACCAATACAGTGCACTCATCTATGACAAATACAATCCCTGTACCTATCCAACTTATTTATGCTGGCGGCACTTTTGGGAGTTATGGTCGTCCATTAGCGCCGCTATCAGCAGAGGTTTTTTTGCCAACTTTGCAGCAACTACTGGCAGAATCGGATAATGCGCTTAATCTATCGCCCATTGCTTGGCTTCACAATACTCTGATTAAGGACAGCAGTCAGTTTACACCCAGTGATTTTGTGCATTTTTACCAGCTTTTATTGTCGGCATATCAACAAGGCAGTAGACGTTTTGTGTTAATTACGGGCACGGATACACTCAGTTATTTGGGAGCGTTCTTAGCAGAAGCCTTTGCAGGTAGCGATATTTGTATTGTCGTTACTGGTAGTATGCGTCCGCTCCTAGATAGTGAGGAACTGCACTCTTATAAAGTAGATGCACAGAGTGATGCTTGGAACAACCTTACTGACTCGTTAAAGCTAGCAAGTGCAGGTGAATCTGGGGTGAAGATTGCCTTCGGCGGCGAATCATGGCCAGCGCAAACGGTGCAAAAAATACATAGCCATGACTTTATGGCATTTACTGGTCACTCTAGAGCGGCTTATCCTGCCAATAGCTATGTCAAAAGCTTACCAGATACTCGTCGGCAGCACTGGCTTGATGACCAACAAGATATTAGTGCTGATATTGCAGTTCGTGCCAAGCACGCTTACGTTCATGCGTTGTACTGTTTGCCCAATGCAACCGACGCTTTAAACCAACAGCTGCGCGCCTTATTAACACAGCCGCCTTGTGGCATTATTTTATTAGGCTATGGCGCTGGCAACGTCCCTTACTCAGTAAAGTTGGCAGAAGCCTTGCAACTGGCTTATGAAAAAGGTCATATGGTAGTGTGCGCTAGCCAATCGCCGTTTGGTGGTGTGAGCGACACTTATGCTGCGGGCAGTTGGCAATACGATTATCAAGTGGTTGCAGGCGGTCGTTTAACCATTCCGGCCATTTATGCACGCTTGCTATGGTTACTGCTACGCTACGATAGCCCAGCAAGGCGTCGACAACGCTGGTTAAATAACGTCCAGCAAACGGCCACCAGTATCAAAAAACGTTAAACTATCACTCACAAACTCTGTATAAGTTCCAAAATGACCATATCCATGACTGAAAACAACGAAGCAAAGCGCCCAATTTATACCTTAGCCATTGCTATTGAATTTTTGGGCACTCACTATCATGGTTGGCAACGCCAAAGAGAGGTACTTGGCGTACAAGAAGCGTTAGAGACCGCCATTAGTACTGTTGCCAATGAACCAGTAGAAGTGATTGCTGCAGGGCGCACAGACTCAAGTGTTCATGCTGGCAATATGATTGCCCATTTTGTTACTCATGCTTATCGACCCTCGCACAATTGGCTGCGTGGTGTAAATAGTCTTTTGCCTGATGATATCGCTTTACGCTGGGTTCAGCCGATGCCTGCTGACTTTCATGCTCGCTTTGCCGCTATTGCCCGTCGTTATCGCTACATTACTCTAAACCAAACTCAGCGTCCTGCTATCCTCAATCATCAGGTGACACATATTCATGAGCCGCTTGATCTAAAAGCCATGCAGCTCGCAGCAGCTGATATCGTTGGTACACATGATTTTAGTAGCTACCGTGCTGCTGCTTGCCAATCCAATCAGCCTGTGCGCCATATTAGCCATGCCAACCTATTTGCTCATGGTCAGTTTATCGTCTTCGATATTCAAGCTGATGGGTTTTTGCACCATATGGTGCGAAACCTGATGGGTACGCTATATGCCATCGGTAGACATGAATTAGAACCAGCTGACTTTTTAAATATCTTGGCTAAAAAGGATCGTACGATAGCGCCGCCTACCGCTTCTGGTGATGGACTATATTTTATTAATGCCTATTATCCTGAGCATTTTCAAACCTTACTGCCAAATGCGCCACTCACCCCTATTTGGCTCAACCTGCCCGATTAGATTAATATAATCTGGCATACATATCACTTACAGGCTGTCAAGTAAAAATCAGGTTCCGTATTGCTTTAATCTGCTAACTTACGTATAATATGGGCTTATTTTAAATTGATTGATGATACAAATTATGGCAAAAGACGAGATTATTGAATTTGAAGGCGAAGTCATTGACACCCTTCCAAATACTTTGTTTAAAGTTCGTTTAGAAAACGGACACGAAATCATTGCGCACATTTCAGGTAAGATGCGTAAGCATTACATCCGAATTTTGACTGGTGATAAAGTTAAGGTTGAGATGACACCTTATGATTTGTCTAAAGGTCGCATTACTTACCGTGGTAAAAACTAAATTCTTATCTACTAAGATAGTTATAAGAGCATATGTATAATGCTTGAGTGGTTTAACTGATAATAATAATGATACTGCTAACCTACTCATTATTGCCTATCATATTTTAGTAAGTTAATATGGTTTTACCATAAAAAATACCGCTAGATATCAGCGGTATTTTTTTGTCTAGAGTTTAGCCGTTATTTAAATTCAACAGTTGCACCACTTTGTATCACCCCAAGTAATGCAAGCGCATCCCAATTGGTTAGACGTATACACCCTGCTGATGCCTGACGACTGATACGAGCAGGATCGGGCGAACCATGAATCCCATAAGACGGTTTACTGAGTCCAATCCATACCGAACCTACAGGGTTGTTAGGACCGGGTGGCAAAATAGACTTGCTACCGTTCTCTGCTGTATAAGTATAATTAGGCTCGTGTACCTTAACTGCAACCGTATGCGTGCCTGTTGGTGATGGCGTCGCTGTACTTCCTACTGTGGTTGGATAGCTAGCAACCAAGATGCCTTTATCATCATATGCATACAATGTTTCGGTAGCCTTATCAGCAACCACTCGACTAACAGGTTTGATATTAGGATTGCCTGGATTGTAGACAGTGATGGTTTCGCCTAGTGCAAATTTAGCATTAGGATTAAGCGCCTTAAGATAACTTTCACTGATATGAAACTTTTCCGCCAAACCTTCAATGACAGTTTCATAGTACATCCCTTCAAGCTTGGATTTGGCTTCTGCTCCTGCTGGAATAACCGTGGTTTTTATATTGATATCTGCATCAGTGAGCTGATAGTTGACCAATACCGGTTGTGCCATAAGCTTATCATTCTTGGTCAATGCCTGCCACGTCTCAATATTCAATGTATCGGTCACTGCCAACCCATTTGCCATCTGAAAAGCCTGCATCGCCTTACGAGAGTTCTTTCCCCAATAGCCATCAACTGCACCAACACCGTTTTGATGCCAGTTTAATAGAGCTTGCAGCTTAGTGGTAGTATCACGATTTCTCTTCATACCTTGTTTCCAAGTAGCACTATTTACCTTTTGCGCCTCCATTGGTAGATTTTCAGTGGTATATTTTATGGTCGGTAAAAACTTATTCAACGATACTGCTGTCTTACTTTTACCAGCAACTTTTTGACTTACGCCATTGGTTACTGGGCTGACATCGTTGTTATTACTAGTTACTTGATTTTTACTATTAGACTCTGTGCTCTTAGTGGCAGTACCTTTTGCACTTCCTTCAACCGTGTCATTTTTGACATCGCTCGTTACTGCAATACTTTGCCCCATAAATAAAATGGTCGATAGACCAAGCGCTGCGATTGCCGTGCTGATTTTGGTCAATTGATACATGTATTACTCCAATTTGTTAAGTTATATTTTTTATTACAAACAATTTATAAGTAATTATAAAATTATTACCATTAATGCCTAATTAGGATTATATAATTAGTTCAACATACCATATGTCCATGTCAAAAAGCCTGTGACTAGTATAGGACTGATTTTACAATGTGGATTGAGCCAGTAGACATTGATTTATCTAAACCAGTTATAGATAAGCTATGGTGACATATTCCCATGTGAGCATATAACAGCATTGTGTTAATAAGCGCATTAGACTGCAGTATCTGTGTTAAAACAAATGCTTTTATGCAGCTTTCTGTTTAAAGACGTTAACATTAGCGAACGCTTCTCTTCTCTAAAAGCGAACAGTAAAAAACCCATAACTTGCTTAGCAAATTATGGGTTCATTATTATAAATTTTCAAAAATTCAGATTAGGATAAAGTAATCTCTATTAAATCAATTTTGCCAATACGGCTTGTCCCATTTGCTGACAACCGACTTGTATAAGTCCAGCTTCATTACGATCCAAGATATCGACCGTACGTAAGCCATCATCAAGCACATCACTGACCGCTTGTTCAATCGCTTGTGCTGCTGCTTCTTGTTTAAAAGTATAACGTAACATCATAGAAACCGATAAAATGGTCGCTAGTGGATTGGCTATATCTTGTCCTGCGATATCAGGCGCTGAACCATGACAAGGCTCATACATGCCTTTGCCCGCTTCATCAAGGCTGGCTGATGGCAGCATGCCAATAGAACCCGTCAGCATCGCTGCTTCATCAGATAAGATATCACCAAACAGATTGCCAGTGACCATAACATCGAATTGTTTGGGGTCTTTAATCAGCTGCATACAAGCATTGTCAGCATACATATGAGATAACGCCACATCGCTATACTCTGACTGCTGTAATTCAATCATCGTCTGTTTCCAAAGCTCAGTAACTTCCAATACATTGGCTTTGTCGATAGAGCAGACTTTGGCAGCGGTTCCTGCTGCTTGCGCGCGTGTTTGCGCCAATTCAAAAGCAACTTTGCCAATACGATTGATTTCGCTAGTGCTATACACCATGGTGTTATAGCCTTGCTGCTCACCATTTTCTAGTGTACGAATACCCCGCGGCTCACCAAAATAAATACCACCAGTTAATTCACGCACGATCAGCAAATCTAGACCTGAGATAATCTCAGGTTTAATGCTTGAAGCATTCACAAGCTGCGGATAAAGTTTGGCTACACGCAGATTGGCAAACAAACCAAGCTCACTACGGATTTTTAGCAAACCGCGCTCAGGACGTTTACTACGTTCGATACCATCCCACTTAGGACCACCAACT
The window above is part of the Psychrobacter cryohalolentis K5 genome. Proteins encoded here:
- the leuB gene encoding 3-isopropylmalate dehydrogenase — encoded protein: MATILTLAGDGIGPEIMTQAIDVLNAVNDKFALGLTLESGLIGGVAVDSTGEPLPEETLQRARAADAVLLGAVGGPKWDGIERSKRPERGLLKIRSELGLFANLRVAKLYPQLVNASSIKPEIISGLDLLIVRELTGGIYFGEPRGIRTLENGEQQGYNTMVYSTSEINRIGKVAFELAQTRAQAAGTAAKVCSIDKANVLEVTELWKQTMIELQQSEYSDVALSHMYADNACMQLIKDPKQFDVMVTGNLFGDILSDEAAMLTGSIGMLPSASLDEAGKGMYEPCHGSAPDIAGQDIANPLATILSVSMMLRYTFKQEAAAQAIEQAVSDVLDDGLRTVDILDRNEAGLIQVGCQQMGQAVLAKLI